From Andrena cerasifolii isolate SP2316 chromosome 12, iyAndCera1_principal, whole genome shotgun sequence, a single genomic window includes:
- the LOC143375501 gene encoding diphthine methyltransferase, translated as MDKSTMFKTLDSFDTEYSADSVEWCPANAFQDIFVCGTYQLRKEDEETLDRSTSSKRLGRIYMFRVADNGHLMLLQKLEVPAVLDTKWAHVKYQDKILLGVVNSLGYLQIYELKSNDQKESLELLIEKRITDGGETLALSLDWCTGKWTHDNESNPKIVVSDSKGFVSLLEINESELSKIDSWPAHEFEAWIAAFDYWDTNVIYTGGDDCKFYRFDTRVGANSTGVSKAHGAGVTSVHSNAAKEFLLSSGSYDETLRLWDTRHFKRPVSELDLGGGIWRLKWDPFARKYLLAACMYGGFRIIDCENTESPSLIGEYNEHESIAYGCDWSLLSSSEISKRILKREVRDVALIGTCSFYDHTLRLSATFLQNE; from the exons ATGGACAAATCAACCATGTTCAAGACTCTGGATAGCTTCGACACCGAATATTCTGCCGATTCTGTGGAATGGTGCCCAGCCAATGCTTTCCAAGATATATTCGTGTGTGGAACGTACCAGTTGAGAAAAGAAGATGAAGAAACATTGGATAGATCCACGTCCTCGAAACGATTAGGAAGGATCTATATGTTTCGAGTCGCGGACAACGGACATCTAATGCTATTACAGAAGTTAGAAGTGCCTGCAGTGTTAGACACGAAGTGGGCACATGTTAAGTATCAAGATAAAATTCTACTGGGCGTAGTGAATTCTTTAGGCTACTTGCAAATATACGAATTAAAAAGCAACGACCAAAAGGAGAGTTTAGAATTACTAATCGAAAAGAGAATTACTGACGGAGGCGAAACTCTTGCGTTATCTTTGGACTGGTGTACCGGAAAATGGACGCACGATAATGAATCGAATCCTAAAATCGTAGTCAGTGACTCAAAAGGTTTCGTATCATTGCTCGAGATAAACGAAAGCGAACTTAGCAAAATCGATTCATGGCCTGCCCACGAATTCGAAGCTTGGATCGCAGCATTTGATTACTGGGACACGAATGTGATATATACTG GCGGCGATGATTGTAAATTTTATCGTTTCGATACGAGAGTAGGGGCCAATTCCACTGGCGTAAGCAAAGCCCACGGTGCTGGTGTTACAAGTGTCCACAGTAATGCGGCGAAAGAATTTTTACTATCATCTGGAAG CTACGACGAGACGCTAAGATTATGGGACACACGACACTTTAAACGGCCCGTTTCGGAACTCGACCTCGGCGGCGGTATTTGGCGTTTAAAATGGGACCCTTTCGCGCGCAAGTACTTGCTTGCCGCTTGCATGTATGGCGGGTTTAGAATAATCGACTGCGAGAACACCGAATCGCCGTCCCTCATTGGCGAGTACAACGAGCACGAGAGCATAGCCTACGGATGTGATTGGTCATTGCTAAGTAGCTCGGAAATCTCAAAGCGAATACTCAAAAGGGAAGTGCGTGACGTCGCATTAATCGGCACCTGTTCCTTCTACGATCATACTTTAAGGTTATCCGCAACATTCCTACAGAACGAATAA
- the LOC143375506 gene encoding uncharacterized protein LOC143375506 — MEAGVQFPPKASKSKIFCCVFGCNSKACRNPELSFHHFPKAGKVQINHVNKLGQSEMIDRRKLWEKILKMGKEVTQSMRVCSLHFVKDDYSVFTRPDYPAGARFLKGTAVPTVNLPQSRIRTHKPSGKDVKKRNSTGKVCETYRVKFKKRGNQVQLLSC; from the exons ATGGAGGCCGGAGTGCAATTTCCACCAAAAGCGTCGAAAAGCAAAATATTCTGCTGTGTTTTCGGTTGCAATAGTAAAGCCTGCAGGAATCCAGAATTGAGCTTCCACCACTTCCCTAAAGCCGGCAAAGTGCAAATTAATCATGTAAATAAACTAGGACAATCGGAAATGATTGACAGAAGGAAGTTGtgggaaaaaattttaaaaatggggAAAGAAGTGACGCAAAGTATGAGAGTTTGCTCGCTTCATTTTGTTAAAGATGACTACTCTGTATTCACAAGACCAG attaccCAGCTGGAGCACGTTTTTTGAAAGGAACAGCTGTACCAACTGTTAATTTACCACAGTCAAGAATAAGAACTCATAAACCTTCGGGTAAAGatgttaaaaaaagaaattcgacTGGCAAAGTGTGTGAAACGTATCGAGTTAAATTcaagaaaagaggaaaccaaGTGCAATTGCTATCTTGTTGA